AAAGATAGATCTAATCTAAGGAAGAGCAAGAAACATCACACAATCATCATAAATATATCGCACTGGGAATTGAAAGTAAAATCCATTCTCAAAATGAACATGTAAGAAAATCATTTGTTAAgagaaaatgtaatttaaaatgaacaagaGACAGATTTgcgaaaataaaagcacatttttgtTGGACTATGACCTGAACTTAGGCTGTACATGAACATGGATACACGCATATAATCTGACGATCCTGATAATTAGCTGACAAATAGATTTTAACAGcaattgtaaaataaaagtgTATTCATTTTAAGTACATATTAACGTACTTGACATTTAAGTTAAGCAGGTAACACAGTAGTCTGTAGTAGTAGTGGGAATATGCAGAACCTTTATACATAATATTTAGTGTCTCAGTTATAACCTTTCAACGTTTATAAAACCTTAAAAGTCTTATTCTGATAATGGTGATGAtgctattattaatattattattaatattctttctgtttcttttacttAGCGTTAACCTGCACATGACAAGTAAACCAATCTGAATCTACTTTGACAGTCATTATGCAAATGACGCCGGACGTGCAGGCAGCGGAGGACAAACCGGAGCCCAAAATGGCGAACCGTGATAAGGGTGAGCGGGCCTCCAACCTATTTACTTCTCTGTTTTGGTGTAACGGAAAATCTGTGAGCACGTCTCACACCCAGGATGTGTTGGCGCCATCGAGCAGGCGTCTCCGCAAACCTCTATCTGCTAAAAGCTGCTCAGACGTAGCTTATAACCCGATGGTCAACTTTTCAACTGTAGCTTAGCATTAGCTTAACTTGACTCGTTCACCAATAACTTTAACGTTACATTGCTAACAACTAATTAATCTTTAGACACACCTCTCGCGTTAAAACACGCGTGGCGTGTGAATCAGAAAGACTTTGTTGCTAACTTAACCATTCTGGACTTTAAAGCTTTTGGCTAATTGTGTTGCTACATACTAAGTTACAGATTAGCCCGTTACAGTAGTATTGTCTTTGTGAAGggcgtgttgtgtgtttgtgtcaacaCACAGATCTGGAGGAGGAGATTTATGACAAGGTCGTAGACCTGACAGAATATGCTAAACGTCAGCGATGGTGGAACCGCCTCTTCGGAAAGAACTCGGGCCCCGTGGCAGAGAAGTACTCTGTAGCCACACAGATAGCCTTGGGTGGCGTGAGTGGGTGGTAAGCATTCTGATGCCTCCCCTCCATGTTTTATTTGGATACAGTACAATTAATTTAGTACTGAATATTAAATTGAAGACCACTGACCCTGTGCCTCTGCATTGCACTGATTTGCCTGTTTCTGGTGCGTCTCACTTGCACCTTAACCTCGTGACTTGTTCACTTTAGGTGTGCAGGATATCTCTTCCAGAAGGTGGGAAAGGTTGCTGCTACAGCTGTAGGGGGAGGTCTTCTACTGTTGCAGGTATCCTTGCATCACTGGGCGTAAAATACATGATTTAGGTTTAGCAGAacctaaaaatatatttgttcatgtttttttctgttttctatttgGTGCATGTTTTCCCAGATAGCTAACAATAGTGGCTATATCCAAGTGGACTGGAAAAGAGTAGAGAAGGATGTCAACAAAGCAAAGAAGCAGTTAAAGAAAAGCACCAATCAAGCAGGCCCAGaactaaacacatttgttgAGAAGGTGAGGTTTGTGTCATGACTTTCACTCAAAAGACATTCAGGACCTTATGAGTGTCATCATATTTCACATACTGGTAGTTTTGTGTTTATGAGAAATACTACTTTACGAGCTAACAGATTTTCTGACTTTTTAGTCCACAGAGTTTGTGAAGAAAAATATTGTTGTCACAAGTGGTTTCATCGGAGGATTCCTGCTCGGTCTGGCATCTTAGTTTCTGCCAAATGACAAAGCCTGCATTTCTGATGTCATAAACAACCATAAGAAGTAatactaaaacaaataaatgctgAGTGATTTATACAGTAAGGGTTTGACAGGAAGGAGTCCACTTAAGACTAgctgttacagtatatacatgttTGAAGATAAACTGCACATACTGTTGTCTAATTTGGTACTGTATCTTCATGCAAGGAGCATGGAGGAGAGCACTCCTGATATGAATGTAGGATTAGACTGCAGGCCCTTTTTTTAAAAGCTCCACATTCTGGGTAAATTAATTATCCATATTATACCGAATCATTTAAGAAAACATGAATCTCACAATgttgttctttatttattttggtcAGAGATTGTGCCACAAAGAAATATAATATTCTGATATTACAGAAGAATTTACATGGCAGGTGGGGGCTATAGCATCCTATCAGTAATGATGTTGAGTGTATTTAAATTTCAGAAACCATAATCTGTTGTTGCTTTCAGATGTAAAATTTGAATGTTAAGTATTGATAGACATGGTATTGTTATGCCTTTTTAGATGTGTCATACTTGATTTGGTCAGCTTTCCTGATATATTTAATCTATCTATTTTTTTGTTTAGCACTAGGTGGAAACTGTGGTTTGTAAAGTAagtttgaaaatgaaataaataaataaatcacttatTTTATGACTATGCTGTGTTaattatgaatgaatgaacgtgTTGACTACAACACAGcactacagtgacacacaataTGTACCTACACAATGTACTCATTCATTGCAGTGTTATTACAATACCAATATCATTACTACCAATGTTCTCTCATATTCTACACTCTCTGAACTTTTAATATGTGCACAATGTCTTTGGATTTGAATCTACTctgccttatttatttattttttttgtacagtTAATACTGTTTATTCTGTTGTTGTCCAATGTttattgctgctgcaaacaaaagaatttctccatcgtgggattaataaagtgttATCTTGTATCCTCTAAGATAATTGGTGTGGTTGCCAGGCAACGTCCCTAGTCACCGCTTCCATAGCAACCTACAACACAGTTTAAACTACTACAGACTACAGCAGCTCTGAGTTTCTTTTAGCAATAACCGTTATGGCTTTACCGTTTCTACCGGGAAATTCTCCCAATAAATACGTaagattttacattttgttcGTTTTACGTAAAGTCTTAGACTTTAGCTCAGGTTGTTTCGGACACTCAAGTTACATTTCAGCTAGATGATAGCAGCTAGCTTACTGAAGCTAATGCTAAACTAGAAACGCCAACAGATCAGCGTTTAGATTTAATTATTAAAGATTAAACATGGATGCGTGTACGTTTAGCTGTATTAAAACGTTAATT
This genomic interval from Betta splendens chromosome 21, fBetSpl5.4, whole genome shotgun sequence contains the following:
- the fundc1 gene encoding FUN14 domain-containing protein 1, with product MQMTPDVQAAEDKPEPKMANRDKDLEEEIYDKVVDLTEYAKRQRWWNRLFGKNSGPVAEKYSVATQIALGGVSGWCAGYLFQKVGKVAATAVGGGLLLLQIANNSGYIQVDWKRVEKDVNKAKKQLKKSTNQAGPELNTFVEKSTEFVKKNIVVTSGFIGGFLLGLAS